A single region of the Terriglobales bacterium genome encodes:
- the mnmA gene encoding tRNA 2-thiouridine(34) synthase MnmA: MVSGTIALSLAPIAVAMSGGVDSSTVAAMLRAEGRQVIGLTMQLWNQRRLAGHNGMPETVTGRCCSLDDVYDARRVAETLGIPYYVVNQERRFEDEVVRPFVGEYLSGRTPIPCSLCNNHLKFDQLLITARQIGAEQLATGHYARVEFDVARDRWLLRRPADLSKDQTYFLFGLTQEQLSRTLFPLGNFRKPEVRELARQHGLALAEKPDSQEICFVPGGDYKQFIDAYLAEQGESLPDTSGELVTTSGEVIGAHPGIHNFTVGQRKGLGVATGSPLYVLGINGGNRQVVVGSGEELCSKALRARRLNWIAVRELEETMRVAVKIRHRHEPAPAVLERIGDDEVLATFDEPQRAITPGQAAVFYDGDLVVGGGWIT, translated from the coding sequence ATGGTTTCTGGAACGATCGCCTTGAGCCTTGCGCCTATTGCCGTAGCCATGTCGGGCGGTGTGGATTCCTCCACCGTCGCGGCCATGCTGCGCGCCGAGGGCCGGCAGGTGATCGGGCTGACCATGCAGCTGTGGAACCAGCGCCGGCTGGCAGGTCACAACGGCATGCCCGAAACTGTCACCGGGCGTTGCTGCTCGCTCGATGACGTGTACGACGCTCGCCGCGTCGCCGAGACGCTGGGCATCCCTTACTACGTGGTGAACCAGGAGCGCCGCTTCGAGGACGAGGTCGTGCGCCCGTTCGTCGGCGAGTACCTGTCCGGACGCACGCCGATTCCGTGCAGCCTGTGCAACAACCACCTCAAGTTCGACCAGTTGCTGATTACGGCGCGCCAGATCGGCGCCGAGCAGCTTGCGACAGGGCACTACGCGCGCGTGGAGTTTGACGTCGCGCGGGATCGTTGGCTGTTGCGCCGGCCTGCCGACTTGAGCAAGGACCAGACTTATTTCCTGTTTGGCCTGACGCAGGAGCAGCTTTCGCGCACGCTGTTTCCGCTGGGGAATTTCCGCAAGCCGGAAGTGCGGGAACTGGCGCGGCAGCACGGATTGGCATTGGCCGAGAAGCCGGATTCGCAGGAGATATGCTTTGTCCCCGGCGGCGACTACAAGCAGTTCATCGATGCCTATCTCGCGGAACAGGGTGAGTCGCTGCCCGACACCTCCGGTGAACTGGTCACAACCAGCGGTGAGGTGATCGGCGCGCACCCCGGCATTCATAACTTTACCGTCGGCCAGCGCAAGGGCCTGGGCGTTGCCACCGGCTCGCCCCTCTACGTGCTGGGCATCAATGGCGGCAATCGCCAGGTGGTAGTGGGCAGCGGGGAAGAGCTGTGCTCCAAGGCATTGCGCGCGCGACGGCTGAACTGGATTGCGGTGCGCGAGCTTGAGGAAACGATGAGAGTCGCGGTGAAGATCCGCCATCGCCACGAGCCGGCTCCTGCCGTGCTCGAGAGGATCGGAGACGATGAAGTGCTGGCCACCTTCGATGAGCCGCAGCGCGCCATTACTCCCGGTCAGGCGGCAGTGTTCTACGACGGCGACCTGGTGGTCGGCGGCGGCTGGATCACATAG
- a CDS encoding dipeptidase: MATAATSTALNYARENQKRFLEELKNLLRIPSISTLEEHNKDTEKAAQVCADDLKRIGFEHVEIIPTATKERPNAHPLVYADWLHAAGKPTVLCYAHYDVQPAEPLDEWKTPPFEPTERNNNIYARGAVDDKGQLWMQLKAFESLMKPEGKLPINVRVILEGEEEVGGESIADYVRLHKDKLKADFALVTDTELFAPDLPTLCVGLRGLVYTEIEAQGAMTDLHSGIYGGAAPNPLFALVEIISKLKDANGRILIPGFYDKVKEPTKAELEAWKRLPFNEEEYRKKEVGSNVLTGEPGYSVLYRTWARPTLEVHGMPGGFVGQGAKTVIPARASAKVSMRLVPDQEPEDILKKYTSYVKSLAPKGVNINIKVHSKGPACVVSTDNKYIKAATDALHEIFSKDTVYIRSGGSIPIVSDFENELKIPSVMMGMGLPDDNLHAPNEKFHIPNFYRGIESIIRFFQILGQ; the protein is encoded by the coding sequence ATGGCTACCGCCGCGACATCCACCGCGCTCAATTACGCTCGCGAAAATCAGAAGCGGTTCCTGGAAGAGTTGAAGAACCTGCTGCGAATCCCCAGCATCAGCACCCTGGAAGAGCACAACAAAGACACCGAAAAAGCTGCCCAGGTCTGCGCCGACGACCTGAAGCGGATTGGCTTCGAGCACGTGGAAATCATTCCCACGGCAACCAAGGAGCGACCCAACGCGCACCCGCTGGTTTATGCCGACTGGCTTCATGCAGCCGGCAAGCCGACGGTCCTTTGTTACGCCCATTACGACGTGCAGCCTGCCGAGCCGCTTGACGAGTGGAAGACGCCGCCGTTTGAACCGACCGAGCGCAATAACAACATCTACGCCCGCGGCGCGGTGGACGACAAAGGCCAGCTCTGGATGCAATTGAAGGCCTTCGAGTCGCTGATGAAGCCCGAGGGCAAGCTGCCGATCAACGTTCGCGTCATCCTGGAAGGCGAAGAAGAGGTGGGCGGGGAATCGATCGCTGACTACGTTCGCCTGCACAAGGACAAGCTGAAGGCGGACTTCGCGCTAGTCACCGACACCGAGTTGTTCGCGCCCGACCTGCCTACGCTGTGCGTGGGTCTTCGCGGCCTGGTGTACACCGAGATTGAGGCGCAGGGGGCCATGACCGACCTGCATTCCGGCATTTATGGCGGCGCCGCGCCCAATCCGCTGTTTGCGCTGGTCGAGATCATCAGCAAGCTGAAGGATGCCAATGGCAGGATCCTGATTCCCGGTTTCTACGACAAAGTCAAAGAGCCCACCAAGGCCGAGTTGGAAGCCTGGAAGCGCCTGCCGTTCAATGAAGAGGAGTACCGCAAGAAAGAGGTCGGCTCCAACGTGCTCACCGGCGAACCCGGCTATTCGGTGCTGTATCGCACCTGGGCGCGTCCGACGCTGGAGGTGCATGGCATGCCCGGCGGCTTCGTCGGACAAGGCGCGAAGACGGTGATACCGGCGCGCGCTTCAGCCAAGGTATCCATGCGCCTGGTGCCGGACCAGGAACCCGAGGACATTCTCAAGAAGTACACCAGCTACGTGAAGAGTCTCGCGCCGAAGGGCGTCAACATCAACATCAAGGTCCACAGCAAGGGTCCGGCGTGCGTGGTCTCCACCGACAACAAGTACATCAAGGCTGCGACCGACGCACTGCACGAAATTTTCAGCAAGGACACGGTTTACATCCGTTCGGGAGGATCGATTCCGATTGTCTCCGATTTCGAGAACGAGCTGAAAATTCCGAGCGTGATGATGGGCATGGGCCTGCCCGACGACAACCTGCACGCCCCCAATGAGAAGTTCCACATCCCGAACTTCTACCGGGGGATCGAGTCCATCATCCGCTTCTTCCAAATCCTGGGACAGTAA
- the smc gene encoding chromosome segregation protein SMC, giving the protein MLKLKKLHILGFKSFCDRTELKFHGDGIAAIVGPNGCGKSNIGDAIAWVLGEQSARTLRGTRMEDVIFAGTRDRKPTGMAEVSLTLIDPDVYDGPDAQAAPEIEIHDEMSEADWDEAALREKAAAETEEYLSEVQPGPGEAVDGLRSAVEVENGSEAHAKQEFATAHESGGRASDDNGVTDGSGLSTTQEGEPSAAGHRPSTVVLKIRRRKFKASFRAGEVVVTRRLFRSGDSEYLLNGKLCRLRDIQDIFMGTGLGPESYAIIEQGRIGQILSSKPTDRRAIIEEAAGITKYKTRKRLAEARLEEAKQNLSRVNDIFEEVTRQMNSLKRQAAKAERYARVRDEMRGKLRLVLAGKFAQLRRETEELDTTLSQLAEELRAKTQIVGELELEQAESTQRGYSIETDVRNNHERISALTREIDRAFSRQRTNEERCAELTRRAESAAAELTQTRTRLVGIEAERESYRRSLESAESELEAAQMQAAGAQQEAATAATALSEVERQQEFRRAAIMEAVAASSSVRDQVTRAQEKITGLERELRRLNNEIESGRLQIDTFGDQRGQIAFEFESASGRVKSLAEDIEQTRAAITEKRAAETESKRHLDTLRAEYATALGKKGSLEAVIAEHGYSTESVRRLFQSGALNHGFAPAGVLADFLEVEDRFEHVVEDYLRDELNYIVVKSWDAADEGMRLLRTDVDGRATFLVHPSDSQARFSFVLDEAAHQAPHHAQQVRPLKQTIRVLNGFGKSLEVILPKLRDGYIVPDPGVARELALENPDAFFLSESGECFHNVTVTGGKQRSEGPLSMKRELRDVMRVLSDVERALGEEERRAAALAREIADLTSLLERLEAERREADTAALTTGHTLRQLEGEVARIAERVELAEREALHISTERAANAALVAEKQVELADCDGRRGLLESEAAAAQESLAGLRAARDAAAQLASEMKAQAAAVEERRRAASAAVARVETMVADIASRVEALESQQQMAAAEQAQREIENLQIAEQLVALTADKEQAEVHETELQAESEQVRGRLVEIEHQLRAARQEMDTVRDRRGELSAQVAKLQSDQQHMSETAMNELGVTADTLLGDGTIAQLVGEQLDLEESAYRELRTKLDNMGPVNMMALEEYQEAAQRHLFLETQRKDLMDSIENTQNAIREIDTISRQKFQEAFAAINVNFQAAFRKLFGGGNGFMRLTDEENAADSGIDVVASPPGKKLQNVLLLSGGEKALTALALLVGIFQYQPSPFCILDEVDAPLDETNVGRFTELVREMSDTTQFILITHSKKTMGVAPVMYGVTMQEPGVSKLVSVRFHENTPAAASA; this is encoded by the coding sequence TTGCTTAAACTCAAGAAGCTCCACATCCTCGGGTTCAAATCGTTTTGCGACCGCACCGAACTGAAGTTTCACGGCGACGGCATTGCCGCCATCGTCGGCCCCAACGGTTGCGGCAAATCCAACATCGGCGACGCCATTGCATGGGTGCTCGGCGAGCAGTCCGCGCGCACCCTGCGCGGCACCCGCATGGAGGATGTCATCTTCGCCGGCACGCGCGATCGCAAGCCGACCGGCATGGCTGAGGTGTCGCTAACGCTGATCGATCCCGACGTTTACGACGGTCCCGATGCCCAGGCCGCGCCTGAGATCGAGATCCACGATGAAATGTCGGAAGCGGATTGGGATGAAGCTGCGTTGCGCGAAAAAGCCGCCGCGGAAACTGAAGAGTATTTGAGCGAAGTGCAGCCGGGGCCGGGGGAAGCGGTTGACGGTCTGCGGTCTGCGGTCGAGGTGGAAAACGGGTCCGAGGCCCACGCCAAACAAGAATTTGCGACTGCTCACGAGTCGGGGGGCCGCGCCTCAGACGATAACGGCGTCACTGATGGTTCCGGGCTCTCTACCACGCAGGAAGGCGAACCGTCGGCCGCCGGCCATCGACCGTCGACAGTGGTGCTGAAAATTCGCCGGCGCAAGTTCAAAGCCAGCTTTCGAGCCGGGGAAGTCGTGGTCACGCGCCGCCTGTTTCGCTCCGGTGACAGCGAATACCTGCTGAACGGCAAGCTGTGCCGTCTCCGGGATATCCAGGACATTTTTATGGGAACAGGGCTGGGTCCGGAGTCCTACGCGATTATTGAGCAGGGAAGGATCGGTCAGATCCTGTCCAGCAAGCCGACCGACCGCCGCGCCATCATCGAAGAAGCCGCGGGAATCACCAAGTACAAGACCCGCAAGCGCCTGGCAGAAGCGCGCTTGGAAGAAGCCAAGCAGAACCTGTCGCGGGTCAACGATATTTTCGAGGAAGTCACGCGGCAGATGAACTCGCTCAAGCGCCAGGCTGCCAAGGCGGAACGCTACGCCCGGGTGCGCGATGAAATGCGCGGCAAGCTGCGCCTGGTGCTGGCCGGCAAGTTCGCCCAACTGCGTCGCGAGACAGAAGAGCTGGACACAACTCTAAGCCAGCTGGCCGAAGAGCTGCGCGCGAAAACGCAAATTGTCGGCGAGTTGGAACTCGAGCAGGCGGAAAGCACGCAGCGCGGCTACTCCATCGAGACCGATGTTCGCAACAATCACGAGCGCATTTCGGCCCTGACGCGCGAGATCGACCGCGCCTTTTCCCGCCAACGCACCAACGAAGAGCGCTGCGCGGAGCTGACGCGCCGCGCCGAATCGGCGGCCGCGGAGCTGACGCAGACGCGGACCCGCCTGGTCGGCATCGAGGCGGAACGGGAATCCTACCGGCGGAGCCTGGAATCGGCGGAAAGCGAGCTGGAAGCGGCACAGATGCAGGCTGCCGGCGCGCAGCAGGAAGCGGCAACCGCCGCGACGGCCCTGTCGGAGGTCGAGCGCCAGCAGGAGTTCCGGCGCGCCGCCATCATGGAGGCGGTCGCGGCCAGTTCCTCCGTCCGCGATCAGGTCACGCGGGCGCAGGAGAAAATCACCGGGCTGGAACGTGAGCTGCGCCGCCTGAACAATGAAATCGAATCCGGACGGCTCCAGATCGACACCTTCGGGGACCAGCGCGGGCAGATCGCTTTCGAGTTTGAGAGCGCCTCCGGGCGCGTCAAGTCGCTGGCGGAAGACATCGAGCAGACGCGCGCCGCGATCACCGAAAAACGCGCGGCGGAAACGGAATCCAAGCGCCACCTTGACACGCTGCGCGCCGAGTACGCCACGGCGCTGGGCAAGAAAGGATCGCTGGAGGCGGTGATCGCCGAGCACGGCTATTCGACCGAGTCGGTGCGCCGCCTGTTCCAGTCCGGCGCGCTGAACCACGGCTTCGCGCCCGCCGGAGTGCTCGCCGACTTCCTGGAGGTGGAAGACCGTTTTGAGCATGTCGTGGAAGACTACCTGCGCGACGAGCTGAATTACATCGTGGTGAAATCGTGGGACGCAGCCGATGAAGGCATGCGGCTTCTGCGCACCGATGTGGACGGGCGCGCGACCTTCCTGGTCCATCCCAGCGACTCGCAGGCACGCTTCTCGTTTGTGCTCGACGAAGCCGCGCACCAGGCGCCGCATCACGCGCAGCAGGTTCGTCCGCTGAAGCAGACCATTCGCGTGCTCAACGGCTTCGGCAAGTCCCTGGAAGTGATCTTGCCGAAGCTGCGCGACGGTTACATCGTTCCCGACCCGGGTGTGGCGCGCGAGCTGGCGCTGGAAAATCCGGATGCGTTCTTCCTCTCCGAATCGGGCGAGTGCTTCCACAACGTCACCGTCACCGGAGGCAAGCAGCGCAGCGAAGGCCCGCTCTCCATGAAGCGCGAGCTGCGCGATGTGATGCGCGTGCTCTCCGACGTGGAACGGGCGCTTGGGGAGGAAGAGCGCCGTGCCGCGGCGCTGGCGCGCGAAATCGCGGACCTCACATCGCTGCTGGAGCGCCTGGAAGCGGAGAGGCGCGAGGCCGACACGGCCGCCCTCACCACCGGGCACACTCTTCGCCAGCTGGAAGGAGAAGTCGCGCGCATTGCGGAGCGGGTGGAGCTGGCCGAACGCGAAGCGTTGCACATCTCCACCGAACGGGCTGCCAACGCGGCGCTGGTAGCCGAGAAGCAGGTCGAGCTTGCGGACTGCGACGGCCGCCGCGGGTTGCTGGAGTCGGAAGCGGCTGCCGCGCAAGAGAGCCTTGCCGGACTGCGCGCCGCACGCGACGCGGCGGCGCAACTGGCGTCGGAGATGAAGGCCCAGGCGGCGGCCGTAGAAGAACGGCGCCGCGCTGCCTCGGCGGCGGTAGCGCGCGTGGAAACCATGGTGGCCGACATTGCGTCGCGCGTGGAGGCCTTGGAGTCGCAGCAGCAAATGGCCGCCGCGGAACAGGCGCAACGGGAGATCGAAAACCTTCAGATCGCGGAGCAGCTGGTGGCGCTCACCGCCGACAAAGAGCAGGCGGAGGTGCACGAAACCGAACTGCAGGCCGAATCCGAGCAGGTCCGCGGACGGCTGGTCGAGATTGAGCACCAACTGCGCGCCGCGAGGCAGGAGATGGATACGGTACGAGACCGCCGCGGCGAACTTTCCGCGCAAGTCGCCAAGTTGCAATCCGATCAGCAGCACATGAGCGAGACTGCGATGAACGAGCTGGGCGTCACCGCCGACACCCTGCTCGGTGACGGGACGATTGCGCAGCTCGTCGGGGAACAACTGGACCTGGAAGAGTCTGCCTACCGCGAGTTGCGCACGAAGCTGGACAACATGGGCCCGGTCAACATGATGGCGCTGGAGGAGTACCAGGAAGCGGCGCAGCGGCATTTATTCCTGGAAACGCAACGCAAAGATTTGATGGACTCCATCGAAAACACGCAGAACGCAATCCGCGAGATCGACACCATTTCGCGGCAGAAATTCCAGGAAGCCTTTGCCGCGATCAATGTAAATTTCCAGGCGGCCTTCCGTAAACTGTTCGGAGGCGGCAACGGGTTCATGCGGTTGACGGACGAGGAGAACGCAGCCGATAGCGGTATCGACGTAGTGGCCTCGCCTCCGGGAAAGAAGCTGCAGAATGTCCTGCTGCTATCCGGTGGAGAGAAGGCGCTCACCGCGCTCGCGCTCCTGGTCGGCATCTTCCAGTATCAGCCCAGCCCGTTCTGCATTTTGGACGAAGTGGACGCGCCGCTGGACGAGACCAATGTCGGCCGTTTCACCGAATTAGTGCGCGAAATGAGCGACACCACGCAATTCATTCTCATCACCCACAGCAAGAAAACAATGGGCGTGGCTCCGGTGATGTACGGCGTCACCATGCAGGAGCCCGGGGTGTCGAAGCTGGTGTCCGTGCGCTTCCACGAGAACACCCCGGCGGCGGCCAGCGCTTGA
- a CDS encoding phosphoribosylaminoimidazolesuccinocarboxamide synthase codes for MQTDFPDLELYASGKVRDLYRVDNEHLLFVATDRISAFDYVLATGIPNKGRVLTQLSLFWFDFLKGIVPNHLATADVDRFPQHVRKYSGQLRGRSMLVVHADMVPVECVVRGYVSGSAWKEYREKGSVCGITLPHGLRESEKLPQPIFTPATKATTGHDENISYAEMKKIVGPALSEQLRDLSLRIYQAAADYAAARGIIIADTKFEFGRTAAGLVLADEVLTPDSSRFWPADRYVPGRGQESFDKQYVRDYLEKIHWDKRPPAPSLPPEVADNTSVKYMEAYRRLTGRELQVQAA; via the coding sequence TTGCAGACAGACTTCCCGGACCTCGAACTCTATGCGAGCGGGAAAGTGCGCGACCTCTACCGCGTGGACAATGAGCACCTGCTGTTCGTCGCCACCGACCGTATCTCGGCGTTTGACTACGTGCTCGCCACCGGCATTCCCAACAAAGGCCGCGTGCTGACGCAGCTTTCGCTGTTCTGGTTCGACTTCCTGAAAGGCATTGTTCCCAATCACCTGGCCACCGCCGACGTGGACCGCTTCCCGCAGCATGTGCGCAAGTACAGCGGGCAACTGCGCGGACGCTCCATGCTCGTGGTGCATGCCGACATGGTTCCGGTGGAGTGCGTGGTGCGCGGATATGTCTCCGGTTCGGCCTGGAAGGAATACCGGGAAAAAGGTTCGGTGTGCGGCATCACGTTGCCGCATGGCTTGCGCGAATCCGAGAAACTGCCGCAGCCGATTTTTACCCCCGCCACCAAGGCGACCACCGGACACGACGAGAACATATCCTACGCGGAGATGAAGAAAATCGTGGGGCCGGCGCTCAGCGAGCAATTGCGCGACCTCAGCTTGCGCATCTACCAGGCGGCCGCCGACTACGCCGCCGCGCGCGGCATCATCATTGCCGACACAAAATTTGAATTCGGCCGCACCGCTGCCGGTTTGGTGCTCGCCGACGAGGTCCTGACTCCTGATTCTTCGCGATTCTGGCCCGCAGACAGGTATGTGCCGGGACGCGGCCAGGAGTCGTTCGACAAGCAGTACGTCCGTGATTACCTGGAGAAGATCCATTGGGACAAGAGGCCGCCGGCGCCATCGCTTCCGCCGGAGGTGGCCGACAATACCAGCGTGAAGTACATGGAAGCGTATCGCCGCCTGACCGGCAGGGAACTGCAGGTACAGGCGGCATGA
- a CDS encoding CvpA family protein — protein MTGIDWLIVAVILLSALVAASQGLAYEVFSLGGVVAGYLLAAWGYGQVAPWYSPYVKTPWVADLCGFVTIFFVVVLLAGAIGRIARFGMKEVGLRWFDRLLGMMFGLVRGVLVVMISLLAVASFSPDSTLLARSRTAPYLLVLARAAIWVAPSQVRQQFRAGMKAIGNIREGAPANRNAAPGPGLGPGK, from the coding sequence ATGACCGGCATTGACTGGCTGATCGTGGCCGTCATTTTGTTGTCGGCGCTGGTCGCGGCTTCCCAGGGATTGGCGTACGAAGTTTTTTCCCTGGGCGGAGTGGTGGCAGGGTATCTGCTTGCGGCTTGGGGATACGGACAGGTGGCCCCCTGGTACTCGCCGTACGTGAAGACGCCGTGGGTGGCGGATCTCTGCGGGTTTGTTACGATTTTTTTTGTGGTCGTTCTGCTGGCGGGAGCGATTGGGCGCATCGCGCGGTTCGGAATGAAAGAAGTCGGACTGCGCTGGTTCGATCGCTTGCTGGGCATGATGTTCGGGCTGGTGAGAGGGGTCTTGGTAGTGATGATTTCACTGCTCGCGGTGGCTTCGTTCTCGCCGGATTCCACGCTGCTGGCCCGCTCGCGCACCGCGCCTTATCTGCTGGTGCTGGCGCGGGCGGCGATTTGGGTGGCCCCATCGCAGGTACGGCAGCAATTTCGAGCGGGCATGAAAGCCATTGGCAACATCCGCGAGGGCGCGCCTGCAAATCGAAATGCTGCTCCCGGACCGGGCTTGGGCCCGGGTAAATAG
- a CDS encoding helix-turn-helix domain-containing protein, translating into MKDQLEALVLQMFKSGILYSEAVREFKKRFILAVLQENQGNQCKAARQLGMHRNTLSRTITELKVDVRSLRDGARRPPRSARPLALEKKAAR; encoded by the coding sequence GTGAAAGACCAACTGGAAGCCCTGGTCCTACAGATGTTCAAAAGCGGCATTCTCTATTCGGAAGCGGTGCGGGAATTCAAGAAGCGATTCATTCTGGCCGTGCTCCAGGAAAACCAGGGAAACCAGTGCAAAGCCGCCCGCCAGTTGGGCATGCACCGCAACACGCTCAGCCGCACCATCACCGAACTGAAGGTCGATGTCCGCAGCCTGCGCGACGGCGCTCGACGTCCTCCCCGCAGCGCGCGTCCTCTTGCTTTGGAGAAAAAGGCGGCGCGGTAG
- a CDS encoding SDR family oxidoreductase, whose protein sequence is MTDHGTLLLRDQIAVVTGGGRGIGLAISMRLAEMGANTILCGRSQATLDSASQQIRSAGGQCEAMVCDVADLSSVETLAARVQKTFGRADILVNNAGVGDFSRPLHQLPPGDWERILNTNLRGVFYTIRAFAPMMISAGQGDIINISSIASKNPLPNGAAYAASKWGLNGLSYSVAEELRRYNIRVSVVCPGSTQSELSPHEGRDAGKMLRPTDVAHVVAMIVTQAPHSYASEIVLRPTQKP, encoded by the coding sequence ATGACGGATCACGGCACCTTACTACTGCGCGACCAAATCGCCGTCGTTACCGGCGGCGGTCGCGGGATAGGGCTTGCAATCTCCATGCGCCTGGCGGAAATGGGCGCCAACACCATCTTGTGCGGCCGGTCGCAGGCGACCCTGGATTCCGCGTCGCAACAGATTCGCTCAGCCGGCGGGCAATGCGAGGCAATGGTTTGCGATGTCGCCGACCTTTCCTCCGTGGAAACCCTTGCGGCGCGCGTTCAGAAGACATTTGGCCGCGCCGACATCCTGGTGAACAACGCCGGCGTCGGCGATTTCAGCCGCCCCCTGCACCAGCTTCCGCCCGGCGACTGGGAGCGAATCCTCAACACCAACTTACGCGGCGTGTTCTACACCATCCGCGCCTTCGCTCCCATGATGATCAGTGCCGGGCAGGGCGATATCATCAACATCTCCTCGATCGCCAGCAAAAACCCTCTGCCAAACGGCGCCGCTTACGCGGCTTCGAAATGGGGCCTGAACGGACTGAGCTATTCGGTGGCGGAAGAGCTACGCCGGTACAACATCCGCGTGTCCGTGGTTTGCCCCGGCAGCACGCAATCCGAGCTCAGTCCGCACGAGGGCAGGGACGCAGGCAAAATGCTGCGTCCGACGGATGTTGCGCACGTCGTTGCCATGATCGTGACACAGGCGCCGCACTCGTATGCCAGCGAGATCGTACTGCGCCCAACGCAGAAACCGTGA